One genomic region from Nymphaea colorata isolate Beijing-Zhang1983 chromosome 10, ASM883128v2, whole genome shotgun sequence encodes:
- the LOC116261999 gene encoding polygalacturonase At1g48100 yields the protein MGVTNATVLVLIIVFCSLLEASFVLGRVHRHSKKHHDPDSGLYGSISQPPAYPPSESPIPGDGGNSSSDSSTFDVRSFGAVGDCVTDDTSAFRSAWEAACKTEYGVLLVPSGYTFTITSTIFSGPCRNGFIFQVDGVLMPPDGPDNWPKEDSPRQWLVFYKVDGMTLQGEGLIEGNGQKWWDLPCKPHRGPNGSTLHGPCDSPVAIRFFESSNLTLRNIRIQNSPQFHVKFDACDSVLIDSVSISSPALSPNTDGIHIQDSKYVGIYNSLIRNGDDCISIGPGCSDVDIENVTCGPSHGISIGSLGYQHSLACVRNISVSNSVIRNSDNGVRIKTWQGGMGTVRSITFTNVFMENVRNCIIIDQYYCLSKECRNQTSAVQVADVAYRNIKGTYDVRSPPIHFACSDAMPCANITLGEVELLPAEGEMVADPFCWNTYGGLETLTIPPISCLQDGAPLSLTEGFAYGC from the exons ATGGGTGTCACCAATGCTACCGTTTTGGTGTTGATCATCGTCTTCTGTTCTCTGTTGGAAGCCAGCTTTGTGCTGGGAAGAGTCCATAGACACAGTAAGAAGCATCATGATCCTGACTCCGGTCTTTATGGTTCTATATCTCAACCACCTGCTTACCCTCCCTCGGAATCTCCAATTCCTGGTGATGGTGGTAATTCGAGCTCGGACTCCAGTACCTTTGATGTGAGATCTTTCGGTGCAGTCGGAGACTGCGTGACAGATGATACAAGTGCATTTAGATCAGCTTGGGAAGCTGCCTGTAAAACTGAGTATGGTGTCCTTCTTGTTCCTTCTGGCTACACTTTCACAATCACCTCTACCATCTTCTCAGGGCCTTGCAGGAATGGATTCATATTTCAG GTAGATGGAGTGCTAATGCCACCAGATGGACCAGATAACTGGCCTAAAGAAGACAGTCCACGACAGTGGCTTGTGTTCTACAAGGTAGATGGAATGACTCTTCAAGGGGAAGGACTAATTGAAGGCAATGGACAAAAGTGGTGGGATCTTCCATGCAAACCACACAGG GGCCCAAATGGATCTACATTACACGGGCCATGTGATAGCCCCGTA GCCATTCGATTTTTTGAGAGCTCGAACTTGACATTAAGGAATATCAGAATCCAAAACAGTCCGCAGtttcatgtcaaatttgatGCATGCGATAGTGTGCTTATCGACAGTGTTTCCATTTCCTCCCCTGCATTGAGTCCCAATACCGATGGAATCCATATTCAGGACTCAAAGTATGTTGGAATATACAATTCACTCATAAGAAATG GTGACGATTGCATATCAATTGGACCAGGCTGCTCAGATGTCGACATAGAAAATGTGACGTGTGGACCTAGTCATGGCATTAG CATTGGAAGCCTCGGATACCAACATTCACTGGCCTGTGTTCGGAACATATCAGTCTCAAATTCAGTAATTCGGAATTCAGACAATGGTGTTAGGATCAAAACATGGCAAGGAGGGATGGGGACAGTGCGATCCATCACCTTCACCAATGTTTTTATGGAGAATGTAAGGAATTGCATCATTATAGATCAATACTACTGCTTGTCAAAGGAATGTAGGAACCAGACATCTGCTGTACAAGTTGCAGATGTTGCATACAGAAACATTAAAGGAACGTATGATGTCCGGAGTCCGCCGATTCATTTTGCATGCAGTGATGCCATGCCCTGTGCCAATATAACACTGGGAGAAGTGGAGCTTCTCCCTGCAGAAGGAGAGATGGTAGCAGATCCTTTCTGCTGGAATACTTATGGCGGACTGGAGACTCTCACTATTCCCCCCATATCATGCTTACAGGATGGAGCTCCTCTATCTCTCACGGAGGGGTTTGCTTATGGTTGCTGA
- the LOC116262456 gene encoding shaggy-related protein kinase alpha yields the protein MASVRVVPSTGLRDSNGNAVGVDKLPEEMNDMKIRDDKEMEAAVVDGNGTETGHIIVTTIGGKNGQPKQTISYMAERIVGNGSFGIVFQAKCLETGETVAIKKVLQDKRYKNRELQTMRLLDHPNAVSLKHCFFSTTEKDELYLNLVLEYVPETVHRVVKHYNRMNQRMPLIYVKLYTYQICRALAYIHDSLGVCHRDIKPQNLLVNPHTHQLKLCDFGSAKVLVRGEPNISYICSRYYRAPELIFGATEYTTAIDIWSTGCVLAELLLGQPLFPGDSAVDQLVEIIKVLGTPTREEIKCMNPNYTEFKFPQIKAHPWHKIFHKHMPPEAVDLVSRLLQYSPNLRCTALEALVHPFFDELRDPNARLPNGRPLPPLFNFKPQELKGVRMEMLVKLVPEHARKQCPFLGL from the exons CAGGATTGAGGGATTCCAATGGAAATGCAGTTGGTGTTGATAAATTACCTGAGGAAATGAACGATATGAAGATAAGGGATGACAAG gAAATGGAGGCAGCTGTGGTGGATGGTAACGGCACTGAGACTGGTCATATAATTGTCACCACAATTGGTGGGAAAAATGGCCAGCCAAAGCAG ACAATAAGCTATATGGCGGAGCGTATTGTTGGGAATGGATCGTTCGGAATTGTCTTCCAA GCAAAATGCTTGGAGACTGGTGAAACTGTAGCAATTAAAAAAGTGCTCCAGGACAAGAGGTATAAGAATCGTGAGCTGCAGACCATGCGTCTTCTGGATCATCCAAATGCTGTATCCTTGAAGCACTGCTTCTTTTCAACGACAGAGAAAGATGAACTTTACCTGAATCTGGTGCTGGAATATGTACCCGAGACTGTTCACCGAGTAGTGAAACATTATAACAGGATGAATCAACGAATGCCTCTGATATATGTGAAACTTTATACCTACCAG ATTTGTCGTGCATTGGCCTATATACATGATAGTCTTGGCGTGTGCCACAGAGATATTAAACCACAAAACCTTTTG GTAAATCCACACACTCACCAACTTAAATTATGTGATTTTGGAAGTGCAAAAGTGTTG GTGAGAGGAGAGCCAAATATATCATACATCTGTTCTAGATACTATCGGGCTCCTGAACTTATATTTGGAGCCACTGAGTATACTACAGCAATTGATATTTGGTCTACTGGCTGTGTCCTTGCTGAGCTACTACTTGGACAG CCGCTCTTTCCTGGTGACAGTGCAGTCGATCAGCTTGTGGAAATAATTAAG GTACTTGGGACACCTACCAGGGAGGAGATTAAATGCATGAATCCCAACTACACGGAGTTCAAATTCCCACAGATTAAGGCACACCCTTGGCATAAG ATATTCCACAAGCACATGCCACCTGAAGCTGTGGACCTTGTCTCCAGACTTCTACAGTATTCGCCAAATCTTCGGTGTACTGCG TTAGAGGCACTTGTTCATCCATTCTTTGATGAACTAAGAGATCCAAATGCTCGTCTTCCAAATGGGCGACCACTGCCTCCACTTTTCAACTTCAAGCCCCAAG AGCTGAAAGGGGTGAGGATGGAGATGTTGGTAAAGTTGGTACCTGAACATGCTAGGAAGCAGTGTCCGTTCCTTGGATTGTGA